In Panicum virgatum strain AP13 chromosome 5K, P.virgatum_v5, whole genome shotgun sequence, the genomic window acTCGTGCGCAAGTCTTCtgctggaagactcgcgcacccACAGCATTTAATGCAGATGGTTGAGGTGTGCTCTGTCGCCacagcacgcgggacagcctttatcaggcctcactgtgcaccgcgtattaccaaggtacacagtgtagccgcctgtgccgcacccgcgaagagcccgtctgccgcattaattggatacgacggcacggcacttttccatcatgcctcctacgccgcaagctacgcggcccgttcagctacgtggcaggcaacGCCGCTAGCTATGCCTGGCGCCGCTCCGACAAGACAAGCGCCTGGACACGCCGGACGGAGGATTCCGGGAGCAGGCAATGGAATCCAGAAGagggatctccttcgcctgcgacgccatgattatgaacagtacgttaacTTGTActgcatcgttgggcccacctgtcggggtcccaacggccatgtatgcGCCCcctttgagatataaaaggggggcgctcGCTGTACAGAGGGGAGCTCTCCAGACACACACAAGCTCTTgcgaactctctcgaggcaaggcaatacaacaaaCAGTGGACGtaggtattacgctccggcggcccgaaccactctaatcccgctgtgttcatcgtgttcttgagcgagatcgaactaggactagctaacccctgagtacacaccctctgggcttaggcgggtgccttccgccacccggctgtggtttgcagcaccacgacaatcTCCTCCATCCCTCTTCTCATACCTTAGTAGAATAGAAAATTTTACAAGCAAAAAAGCTAAGGCTACTTTACATAAAATAGAATGATATCAAGTCATTCAACAAACTCTTCTCATACCATAGTAGAATAGAAAATTTTACAAGCAAAAAGGCTGAGGCTCCTCGGTAATATGATATCAAGTCATTCAACAAATATAACTTACTAAATGCTAGCTCAATAACCTATAATTTCAATTTTTGCGTAGATAACAAATAGTTTGATTGTTGAATGATGACAACTTTATGAGAAAAGATATCACTAGAGGTCTTAGAGGTCCTATTGTTAAATGATGAGATAGATTGAGCTGCACCCACTCTCTGCTTGATAACATCCCATCCAGAAGTCACTCTCTGTATCATGCCATCCCATCCTTGCTTCAGACTCTGCTTCATTGTTTCCCATCTTGTGCTGATATCTGAATGCTTCACCTTCACCCTGTCCAAAGCAGCCATGCACCACATCTTTACTCTGTCAAGCCACGTCTTCACTCTGCTAAGCCAACCCCTTAGTGTATCAAAGACTACAGGGTCACCCCACACCCAAATCAAGACCATCAACACTGCAGTGCCAGAACTGAAGGCGACTCCCCATGTGTAGCCAATTGACTTTGAGATAGCAATTGTGAGCAGAACAATTGCTGCTGTTGATGTTGCTCGAGCAAGGTTAGCAGAAAGACTTCTCACCCAGTTGATTCCCACGGCAGTGGTGGAAGCCATCATCCCAACACCTACTCCTCCTGCACTGTTTGATGGTATCCCCCGATCCCAACATCATGAATACTGAACAAACCTTTAGTGTCCTTCCTTCACTGTTTGATGGTATCCCCCGATCCCATAACTTGAAAAATGCTTGAAATTATTTGAACAGCAAGGTTTATGTGATTCAACTCCCAATTGAAATACCGCTGAGAAAGAGGATTAGTTGGAGAAAGTGAATTACGCCTTAAGAGCAGGATGTTAGACCAGAAATAGTGGTGTGGAAACTTACATCATTCGGTACCGGAAGATGAGCAGCGGCTGCGGGAACAGGACCGTGGGGCGACAATGGTGGAGAGCTTCCAGTAGCAGGTTGTGCGCCTTGTTGGGATGAACCTGAACCACTTGACCTCTGCGGCAACAGCGACAgtgtcggcgacggcggcggagcactATGAGTAGGAGTAGTAGGTTGAGGTGGAGCAGCACTGGGGATGCCTGGGGGAGCACCGTGAGGAGTAGTGGGTTGAGGTGGAGCAGCGTTGGGGTTGCAGCTGCCGAGTGAGAACGCCACCATGAGGCGAGGGCGGCGAGGTGATGATGCCGGATCCTACCTGCACCAGAAGCACACCGGGCTGAAGATGATTGGGAAAGGGATCGAGTCAGAATCAATTGACTCTTGAAGGAATGCGCGGTAGAACGTACCAGCatttttggtggacgaattggGGATGGGGAAGGGATCGGCCTCCCCAGCAATGCGTGGCTCAGGGAGACGCCTCTTCGCGGAGTCGTGGACGACTTCTGGTGAGCGGGCGACGATGTCGCGGCAGAATCGAAATCCACCCTTCTTCCAGAACGGCTGGTGCAGCTTCCGCGCCCTCCCTCTCCAGAGAGAGAGGCTGCCGGGCAGGGCTGGGAGGCGGCACCGGTGTTTGGGACGACACAGGAAGAGGACGTGAGAGCATGGTTATCTACGAGGAAAAGTTCTATTTATGTCTCTAGATTGTGGGCCGAGTTTATGTTTCCATCCGGAACTCAAAAAATGGGTATTTTAGCTCAGACTTATGATACCAGACAAATGGCCTTCTTGACTAATTTTTCTTAGTGATTTTCctctttttattttatatttattttggataAATTGTTGAGAAATTAtagtaaattataaaaaatcataaaatgggaAGTCCAATTTTATTGGattccacatgagtagatctatgcgGTGAACATATAGTATGATataatttaataaaaaaattattgtacattTAGATATATCTACATTTTTCATAGTCGTATAATTTTTATGGTGGTCTAATAATTATATGATTGAACTGTAGTATAAATTTCatgctcattggatcatgtgtGATTGAGTTATAGATTCTGGAGTTTAATTCCAAGCTATATTAGACTCTTCAGTTGCTCAAGCATACATGATCTAATGATTACCACACCGCAAGCATGTAATagttagcccaccataaaaatttcatcataATTGAACCACGAAAAATGTATATatgaattaattacagaaaagtatatatctaaaataaaaaaaacaattttCACTAAATTATATCATATCATATGTTCACTGGATAGATCTAGCCATGtcgagtccaacaaaattaaattttatattttatgatttactataatttttcaaatattcatccaaaataaatataaaaaagaggaTAAACCACTAAGAGAAAGCAGCTAGGGAGGTCATATATCCGGTAACCCGAGTCCGAGGAGCCAAAATATCCGattttaggccttgtttagatctaaAGTTCAAAATTTCGAAAGATTTGTAAATCGcctgcatggtgtactaaatgtagttgaaaaaaaattgcattacACAAATGAACTGTagatcgcgagacgaatctaatgaacctaattaggccataattagacactaaattgctacagtgaaGCTACAGTAAACTATGCTACTGACGGATTAGTTAggctaattagattcgtctcgtaatttatagATGagtttgtaattagttttgtgattagtctatatttaatactttaaatgtgaaaaaaaatccttttgaaaattccaaaacggagaaactaaacacacccttattgCGGGATGGAAACATAAACTTAGCTCAGTTTAGGAAaggtaaatataattttttttcttatacgcgcgccttgctgcagtaggccGACGGTTGTTGGGCTTGAACTCAACCTTTCCGGCGTTATAGGCAGATCGGCTGATCACGTCCGTGCGCGCGTCATCCGGTCCGAAAGGGAGCGTACTTGGAAGCTCCCCTCCGGCGGGGAACTTGCTCACAGCTCACCCGAGCAGCCAGCAGGCATGCATGGGCTGTGGGCAAGGGAAACCCGCCCTTCGCCAGCAACGTCATGGCCAACGTCACGATCGCCCCTTGAGATGGCTCCAGAATCCCATTCCCAGGTGCACCCACGACTAATCGATGGCTTTGGAAGACTTGTGTTCTCCTGAGCCAGAGAATGAGAGAAAgagttttattaaaaaaaaaaagagagagaatgagagaaCGAGACACGAGCGGCGAGCCAGAGCAAAGCCACGCATGGCATATATACCCCGTTCCCGGCACCCCTGATGACATCGCACGATCGCacagctccacctccaccgtTGCCCCTACCTCTCGAGCGCACCCGGTCTGAAACGACAGTTAATCAAGAGTCATGGACAAGGCCGTGGTTCTGTACCCGAGCCTCGGCGTCGGCCACCTCACGCCGATGCTTCAGCTGGCCAAGCTGTTCGTCCGGCACGGCGTCGCCGTCACCGTCGCCCTCGTCGAGCCGCAGGTCGTGTCGCCCAGCTTCTCCGCCGCGGTCGCCCTCGCCGCGGCCACCAACCCGTCCGTCACCTTCcacgtgctgccgccgccggctccggcggACGAAGCCCCGCGCGACATGTCCGACTACCTCCGCCTCATGGACGCGCCGCTGCGGGACTTGCTCCGCTCGCTCCCGGCGGTCCGCGCGCTCGTGCTCGACATGTTCTGCGCCGGGTCGCTGGacgtcgccgccgagctcggcaTACCGGCCTACTTCTTCTTCGCCTCCGGCGCCAGCTTCCTCGCCGTCTTCCTCAACCTGCCCAGCGCGGTGGCCGGCATGGACAGGCGGAGTTTCGCGGAGCTCGGAGACGCGCCTTTCCGTCTCCCCGTCGCTCCTCCGTTCAAGGCTACGGATCTTCCCCAAGTTATCCTGGACAGCGACGAGGCCAGCAAGGCCACTCTTCGCATGTCCGAGAGAATCGCGGGGTCCAGCGGGATTCTTATCAACACGTTTGAGCCGCTGGAAGCTCGGGCGGTGCGTGATCTCAGAGACGGGCGGTGCATCCCTGGCCGTCCCACACCGCCGGTCTACTGCATTGGGCCGTTGGTCGCGGAAGGCGGCGGCAACAAGCACGCGTGCCTCGAGTGGCTGGACGCGCAGCCGGACAAGAGCGTCACGTTCCTCTCCTTCGGCAGCCTGGGCACCTTCTCCAAGAAGCAGATCCAGGAGATCGCCGTCGGCCTGGAGAAATCGGGGCAGAGGTTCCTCTGGGTCCTGCGGAGCCCGCTCGGCAACGAGCAGAGTATTGGCCTTGGCCACCCGCTCCCCGACCCTGAGCCAGACCTCGACGCGCTCCTCCCCGAAGGATTCTTGGAGAGAACGAAGCATCAGGGGCTGGTCGTCAGGTTCTGGGCGCCGCAGGTGGAGGTGCTCGGCCACAGGGCGACGGGTGCGTTCATGACccactgcgggtggaactcgacGCTGGAAGGGATCATGGCGGGGCTGCCGCTGCTGTGTTGGCCGTTGTACGCGGAGCAGAGGTTGAACAAGGTGTTCATCGTGGAAGAGATGAAGCTCGGAGTGGCGCTGAGGGGCTATGACGAGGAGGTGGTGAAggcagaggaggtggaggccaAGGTCAGGTGGGTGATGGAATCCGAGGGAGGAAGGGCCCTCCGGGAGCGCGCCACGGCTGAGAAGAGCAAGGCCGTGCAAGCACTGAGTGAAGGAGGCTCATCCCGTGCTGCTTTCGTTGAGTTTCTAAATAATCTGTAGAATTTGAACCTTGTATGGTCCCGCATTCGTGATTCTTCGATTTGTACCCTTACAGTGTTGAAAAATATTTGAGTTTCATTGTTTGTTGGTTTGAAATATAGACTTAACATGATTGTATACATTATTTGTGGTGGATCAACCTCAAACATTGTTGTCGCCCTTGGCCCTGGCCACGCATCATTGTTGGATGGAGACCTGATCATGTCATGCATGACTTTGGAGACATCCCACGATCCCCCGGCAGGTCGACTATTGGCAACTATGCATGACTTTTTTATAGAGCAGCTTTAGTGTAGACATTGCTACAAATTACTAGCCGGTAAAGTTATAGTCCGTATTGCTCCCACCCATAGCAATACTAAGGTGTCTCTGCTCCAACACTGTCCACCCATAGCAATACTAAGGTGGCTCACACTAGATAGAAAGAGTAAAATTCATGgcgggtccctaaacttgtgcaTCTGTGTCACCGCGGCCCCTGTACTTCCAAAACTGCATTTTTGAGTCCCCAATCTTGGGTCGGGTATCATCCACATCCAAACGGTCACAAACCCGACCCGTTCGCCGACATGGCGCCTCCACGCTGGCGGCGACATGGCAGTGGGCGCGGATAAAAAACGCGGACCCCCCTTTCCGCTCGCCCCCCCCCATTCGCCGCCGACCCGACTCCCTCCTGTTCCCCTTCCCCTCCTGATTTCGTCGgcgttgccgccgccgtccccggctACTCCGGCGGCCGACGAAGGGCAGCGGGGATTCGGCGCCCACCCGCGGCAAAGAGGAGGAGAGTCGGCGCcttgaacccccccccccccccgcactgCTGCAGGAGGCGCCGACCCAACTCCCTCCCGTTCCCCTTCCTCCGAACCCTAGAGCCTCCGGCGTTCCGCCCTTCGCCGGCCTGAGCTCTGGTGTGAGGTACGCGCCCTTCTACCCCCCCCCCACCTCGAGCGATTTGGGCTGGTTTCTCCACCCGTCGCTCCACCTATCTGACATGGATTCGAGCTCTAGTGCCACGGGGGGAAGACTCCATGACGGCATGCTGGACCTACCTCTGATTGATTGCCCGAATTGCCAATGTCAGAAGCTGAAAGGCCTGAAGGCACGGACAAAGAAGAACTTTGGCCACTTCTTCTTTGTTTGCCCTACTCATCAGGTTAGTCGGCTATTCTTGTTTGCCGTTGTGTGTTCTGTCTTTGGTCTGAGTGGACTTTGCTGCTTTATTGCCGTGCAGAGGGATGGAAGTGGATGTCAATTTTGGTGCTGGGAGGATGAGTACCAGGAGTATTTGATTACCCATGGACATGTGGATGCTAGTTACCAGCCCATTTTCGCTAGCAATATGAAGCTGGTGCAGAGCCAAGTCATCCCAGAGCATGAGGCAAATGAAGGTCCAAGAAGCCCCAAGGCAGTGCAAGCTGTGCAGGATCAAATCCTTCAGAAGATGAACAAGTTGGAAAAAAATAGGCAGGGAAATTGTTCTGTTGCTAAAACTTGTACTTTTGGCAAGTGTGTTTGTTGTGATTGCCATCATTTGTGGCTTATGTAGGATTGCTTGACAATATGTAATGGTTGAAGTCAGAATCAATGGCAAATTCCTTTTGAACTCAAACTGTGTCATTCATTTTGCATGAATATCAATGTCCCAGAAGAAAGGATTGTTCTGAGAGGATTTTTTCAGACCATAAATATCATCTCCAAATATTGTTAAAAGGACATAACTAAACACCATCTGTATGATATCATCTCCAGGTGGACAAAAGATATGGAGTACTCAAAAATAATGATATGTACAAGGATATAACTATGTTTGTCCCTAACATTTAATAGATCCCTTGACATCAAACACGCttcttggttttttttttgcagttgcAGTAGCCTTGCCGTCCTTGGTAGCCTTTCTCTTGGTTGTTGCTGCCTTCCCTTCCTTGGTGGCAGTAGTTATCGCTTGTGGCCTTGGTAGTAGTTGGTTTGAACTAATGAAGTGTGAGTCTGGCAGAGGCCCAATAGCCTGATTGGAGTAGGCTGATTGAGCACCCTGCAAAAAAAAGAATGTTAGTGACTGATGGGCATGAAAAAGACATGCAACATATAGAAGTTACCATCTTTACCTCTTCCATCATCCTCATCAGCATGGTGGAACTCATCTGTGAAAGTAGCATAGTTGGCTGACTTGAACCTTGTGTACTTTCTGTATACATAGCAGTTTGGCTTGAACCTTGCATGTCATCTTGTGTCAATACAGCAGGCTGACTTGCAAAGACATTCATGCTGATTTCTTCATGGAACTGGTTAGTTTGGATCTCATCTTGAACTAGAGGGACATCTCTCATGTAGTTTTCAGGccttattttcattttcttcGATTTACAACCTTTTGCATTGTGGTTTTCTCCCTTACAATAGCCACATTTAATGATAACGCCGTGCTTGGACATTTTTGGACCATGACCTCCCTGAACTTCATGTGGTTGCTTCCTCCTAGATTTAGGTGGCCTTCCCACTTTCTTCTCATATATAGGTGGCAGCACCTGAGGGCCATTCACTCTCTCCCAAGTTTCCATATCTTTACATGGTAGGATAATATTTTCATATGCTCTCTGAAAAGCCTGGACTGAGTAACATTCATGAACAACACTCTCTTGGGGGATCCTTTCATGTCTAAGACATGAGATGGCATGTTGACAGGGGATCCCTGTTAGTTGCCACCTCCTGCACTCACACTCCTTGGATCTGATATCCACGATGTACTGCTTATCTCTCTCATGAACTTGAAAGATTCCTTGTCCAGCTGGTAGTGCATAACACACATTAGCAAACTCTGCATTTTTTGCAACCTTTTTCCTTATCTTAGGACAAATGGTGCCTACAAAACCTTCATATTCTTTCTGCTTGCTGAAGTACCTAGTCATCAATTATTGTTTCACTCTCTGCAGCATACTAAGGATAGGCATCTCTCTGGCCTCAAGAATGTATTTGTTGAAGACCTCACAATTGTTGTTCAACAAAAGATCACACTTAGGAAATTCAGCAAAAAAGGCCCTCACCCAAGTATTAGGTGGCATCTTCTCTAACCACTCAAAGGCTTTCTGATCAAGTCCTTTCATTAAATCCATATTATGATTCCACCTGAGCACTGTACTTGATCTTGCACAAGTCCACAGTTGGTTCTTCAAAATGTCTCTTTTGAAACCTACATCTCCAAAATTGGCCCAAAGATGCCTCATACAAAAACGGTGCTCTGAGTCTGGAAATATTTGCTCCACTGCTAGAATCAGATCCTGCAAATAATATAACAACAAATATGTAAGTTAACAATTATGTTTAAGATTTTAGGAAGTTAACAACAAATATGTAAGTTAACAATTAGAGTCAACAATTATATGCACAAGCGTACCTTTTGTTCCTTTTGTTTATCAGTAATGATAGTCCAGGGATAGATATTATCAATGCCCAAATCATCTTTAAGACTTTACAAAAACCCATGTTGCCAATGACTCCACTTCAACCACACCCATTGCTATTGGGTAAATGCAATCATTGGGATCAATGCCAACTGCTGCGAGTATCTGGCCACCAAATTTGGTCTTGATGTGGCAGCCATCCAAACATATGACATGTCTACACCCAGCTAGAAAACCTCTTTTGCAGGCATCCAAAGACATGTAACAATTGGAGAAGTGACTGTTAACAATGTTAAGAAAAAATGTGCTGCCTGGATTACTCCTCCTTAATTCCTGCTCATAATCCCATAGTTGGTTGTATTGCTCACTCTCATCTCCATATATCTTCTTGAGAGCCAGCCTCCTTGCTCTGGCCAACTTGCTTCTAGAAGGAGTAAGATTATATTCCTTCTGCACAGTTCTAGCAAAGTTGGTGAGATTCATCTTGTCATCAGCTCTGAAACTGTCTAGGTACTTCTCAGTCAGCCAATTAGAGGTGCACTTCTTCAACTCCCACTCCCTTTGGCAATTGTGTTCTCCAAAATATGTCTTGATCATA contains:
- the LOC120707947 gene encoding anthocyanidin 5,3-O-glucosyltransferase-like; translated protein: MDKAVVLYPSLGVGHLTPMLQLAKLFVRHGVAVTVALVEPQVVSPSFSAAVALAAATNPSVTFHVLPPPAPADEAPRDMSDYLRLMDAPLRDLLRSLPAVRALVLDMFCAGSLDVAAELGIPAYFFFASGASFLAVFLNLPSAVAGMDRRSFAELGDAPFRLPVAPPFKATDLPQVILDSDEASKATLRMSERIAGSSGILINTFEPLEARAVRDLRDGRCIPGRPTPPVYCIGPLVAEGGGNKHACLEWLDAQPDKSVTFLSFGSLGTFSKKQIQEIAVGLEKSGQRFLWVLRSPLGNEQSIGLGHPLPDPEPDLDALLPEGFLERTKHQGLVVRFWAPQVEVLGHRATGAFMTHCGWNSTLEGIMAGLPLLCWPLYAEQRLNKVFIVEEMKLGVALRGYDEEVVKAEEVEAKVRWVMESEGGRALRERATAEKSKAVQALSEGGSSRAAFVEFLNNL